The genomic region CGCGCCTATGACGGCTATGGGCGCGAGCATGTGATTCGCGCGCCCGGCAAGCCCGAGATCATCGGCTCCAGCGATCCGGCCTTTCGCGGCCGGGCGGATGCCTGGAATCCGGAAGAGCTGCTGGTTGCGGCGCTGTCGGCCTGCCACATGCTCTGGTTCCTGCATCTGGCGGCCGAGGCCGGGCTCGTCGTCACCGCCTATCGCGACCGGCCCGAAGGCGTCATGCGCGAGGATGCGGACGGCGCGGGGCGGTTCGAGTCGGTCACGCTGCGGCCCGAGGTCACCATCGCCGCGGGGCCGGCCGGGCTGGTTCCCGAGCTGCACCGGCGCGCGCATGCCCGCTGCTTCATCGCGCGCTCGGTGAATTTCCCGGTGAAGCTGGCGGATGCGGCGCGCAAGCATGACGGAGAGCGCCCAGACCCTTGAACCCGCCACTGGCGCCGTCGATTGCGAGGCGGCACCATGCGTGCGGCAGGTCCGTTTCCCTTTCACCTCCTGTCAGCTGTGCGCCCTGAGCCATTCGGCGATGTCGAAGCCGGGCGGCGGGCTGGTGTGCAGCCGCGCGCGCCCCTCCTCGCGGTCGGCGAGCCAGGCGCGGATCGTCCATTCGACGCTGGGAAAGGCGAGCGCGGCCCACGGGATGTCGGCGATCGCGAACAGGCGCACCTCCCGGCTTTCCGGCCCCGGAGCGAAGGACGGCGCGGCCAGATGCGCGAGATAGAAGATCTGCACCTGCGAGATGTGCGGCAGGGAATAGACCGCAAGCAGGCGTTCGAGAACCAGATCGGCCTCGGCCTCCTCGCGGGCCTCGCGTCGGGCGCCATCCTCCAGCGTCTCGCCGACCTCCAGAAACCCCGCCGGCATCGTCCAGTAGCCCGCGCGCGGCTCGATGGCGCGGCGGCACAGCAGCAGCCGGTCCTCCTCCACCACCAGCGCGCCGACGACGATCTTCGGATTGACGTAGTGCACGAAGCCGCAGTGCCGGCAGACCTCGCGCACCCGGTTGTCGCCATCGGGCACGATGCGCGCGAAATCGGGCGCAAGCGCCGCCCCGGCGCCGCCCCTGCCGGCATCGCGGTCGGCCGCGCTCATGAG from Rhodothalassiaceae bacterium harbors:
- a CDS encoding peroxiredoxin; this encodes MAWTGAGRAGTRAYDGYGREHVIRAPGKPEIIGSSDPAFRGRADAWNPEELLVAALSACHMLWFLHLAAEAGLVVTAYRDRPEGVMREDADGAGRFESVTLRPEVTIAAGPAGLVPELHRRAHARCFIARSVNFPVKLADAARKHDGERPDP
- a CDS encoding ADP-ribose pyrophosphatase — protein: MSAADRDAGRGGAGAALAPDFARIVPDGDNRVREVCRHCGFVHYVNPKIVVGALVVEEDRLLLCRRAIEPRAGYWTMPAGFLEVGETLEDGARREAREEAEADLVLERLLAVYSLPHISQVQIFYLAHLAAPSFAPGPESREVRLFAIADIPWAALAFPSVEWTIRAWLADREEGRARLHTSPPPGFDIAEWLRAHS